A window of bacterium genomic DNA:
CAGGACCAGCGAGCCTGGGACGTGCAGGGCGTCCGCGCAGACCGCTTGGGCGGCGCCGGCCAACAGACGGCCGCGCGGTGGCAGCCATCCCCCCAGGCGCAGGCGGAATCCGCGCCCTTCCAGGAAAAGGCCGTCCAGCAGACAGGGACAGCTGTCCGGCAGGGCGACCTGCACCCAGTCCACTCCGTTGGGCTGGACCACCTCGATGAAGGGCTGCCGCCCGGGAGCGGCGGCCCAGAGCAGGGTGTCCAGCAGGAGGCGCTGGTTGCCGTCCTCGGCCAGGCTGGTTGCCAGGAGGGGATTGCCGCCCGCCAGGGGCATAGGGGGCAATTGGAATGTCCGTTCGCCTCGAGCAGGCAGGTCGAGCTCATCCAGGCGCAGGCCGGCCTGACAGGGCGGCTGTCCGACCGCCAGCTCCACCATGCCGCGAAATCCCTCGCCACCCGAGGCGATGAGGTGCAGCCCATCCTCCACCACGCGCGCCCGCAGGTCCAGGCGACGTGGCAACACGCTGTTGGGTTGGCCCGGAGTCCCGCCCACGATTTCAGCGGCCACCCAGCAGCTGTCGCAGAGGGCGAGCGGACATCTGCGCTCCAGACTGACCGCCTCAGGCAGGGAAGGCCGCGTCAGCACCTCATCCACCAGCGCTCCCGATCGATTGTAGAGGGAGATCATCTCCGGCGAGGAATTGGACAGGCCGTTGGATCCCAGGGCTCCATTGGGCACGGTGAGCAGCAGGGTGCCCGGTGTGATCAGATGGTCGTAGGCTCCCGCGTAATCAGCGTCGAGGATGAGAGCCAGGCCACCCGGTGGAAGGATCATGGCGACGCCTCCCACTGCCACGAGGGGATCCACGCCCTGGCCGTCGGAGATGGACCAGCCGGCCAGGTCCATCTCCCCCTCGTCATTCCCCAGCAATTCGATGTACTCGTCGCTGTGCTCCGGTCCCGCCGGATTGTTCATGATCTCGTTCAGCAGGACGGCCCTCCCCTGGCCGACACCGGCCAGCAGGGCGAACATGGATAGAGGCAGGGAATGGCGCATGACCGCTCTCCGGTTTCCTTGCCCCCTTCTACCGTCGATCCGCGCCGGCGACCTCCCGTCGCGCGGCACCAGGGCGCAAATTCTCCTCGCGTGTCAAGGAAGTGGATCGGATGGGCGGGGAAGGTCGGGTCAGGTGGCGGAAGGGACGGATTTCATGGACGGCTCGGCGGAGGACTCCAGGTCCAGCATCTGGCCACCCCCCGGATAGGAGGAGGCAACGGCCCGTCGCAGGCCGGAGAGGAGGCTGAGCACGCGGCCCAGGCGGCGGACCTGCTGCTGGATGATCTCCAGCTTGTCGATCGCCTGTCCATCCCGGCCTTCCAGGTGCAGGGCGAGCAGTTCCGCCTGTCCGGAGATGATGGTCAGGGGATTGTTGATCTCGTGGTTCATGGCGGCCACCAGATCGGCGATGGCCTTCACCCGCTCACTCTCCACCAGCCGGGCCTGCATCTCGCGCAGGCGCGCGTTGCGGTCGCTCAGCTCCTGGTTGCTGAGGTGGAGGGCAGCCACCAGGTCCAGGTTCTTCAGAAGCAGGGCAATCTGCGTGCCCAGGATCTCCAGCACGCCGCTCTCCACCCGGGCGAAGGCATCCGCCCGGGAGTGGCCGAAACTGAGCACGCCCACCAGCTCGTCACCCGCCACCAGAGGCAGTCCGATGTAGGAGCGCAGATCGTGCTGGTCGAGACCGCTGCGCCGGCGCAGGCTGGGGATGACGATGGGACGCCGCTGCTGTGCGATCCAGGCGGAGAGACCGAAGCCCATCTCGAAGCGGATCACATCGATGGGATTGACCTCGGCCTCGCCCACCCGATCGCGGCAGACCAGGCGGTGGCGGCCGGCGTCGTTCTGGAAGAGCGTGGCGCTTTCATAGGGCACGATGCGCCGCAACAGCTGGAACAGGGGCTGCAGGCTGTCCACCCCCGAGAGCGAGGCCTGCAGCAGGGAGGAAATCTGGCGCAGGACGGCAAGACCCTCGTCGCGACTGGCGCCGGCCTCGGGAGGAGCGGGACCTGTCGGCCTTTCAGCCATTGCCCACCCGCCCGGCCTGCTCACGCAACTCCAGATGCAGGCGCACTTCGTCAACGCCCAGGTTCAGCTCCTCGGCAATCTCCACGATGGACTTCCGCTCGTCCGCCAGCTGGTAGACGCGCTCCTCGATGGACGCTTCGCCGCGGGCCTGCCGCGTCTGGGTCGCGCCCTGTCCTTCGGCCTGGGCGGGCGTGGGCTCGCGCAAAATGGGGGCGCCCTCCTCCTGCATCACCTGCCCCAGCTCCTCACGCACACGCCGGGAGACCTCGGCGTACTCGGTCAGATCATCCTGCCGAGGCAACACCGGCGAGGGCCGGGGCGAGTCCGAGTTGAGGATGCGCTCGCGCACCAGGGCGTCCACCTTGCGGCGCAGGCGCAGCTCGGCGACCGCGAAGGCGACCAAACCCAGGACCGCGCCCATGAGCAGGCCCGGCACGATGGTCATGCTCCCCTTGCCGGCTTCCTTCTCTGGTTTACGATAAAGATCGGCCGGACCCAGGCCGCCCCCCTGGCGCAACACGGCCAGGTAGAAGCTGAGATCCTCCTCCACCATCTCGCCGCCCGGCACGACTCCCTGGGCGTCGGGCGAGGCCAGGCGCGCCAGCAGCGGCTGCAACTGGGACTTCCATTTGGCATCGCCCGTCAAAGGCTCCAGGAGGGCCCTGGCCCGGTATTCGTCCCCCTTGCCCAGATAGGCCTGCGCCAGGAGAAAGCGGCCCCAGGGGTGGTTGGGATGGCGGGCCGCCACCTGCTCCAGATAGGCCATCGCCCC
This region includes:
- a CDS encoding lamin tail domain-containing protein, translating into MRHSLPLSMFALLAGVGQGRAVLLNEIMNNPAGPEHSDEYIELLGNDEGEMDLAGWSISDGQGVDPLVAVGGVAMILPPGGLALILDADYAGAYDHLITPGTLLLTVPNGALGSNGLSNSSPEMISLYNRSGALVDEVLTRPSLPEAVSLERRCPLALCDSCWVAAEIVGGTPGQPNSVLPRRLDLRARVVEDGLHLIASGGEGFRGMVELAVGQPPCQAGLRLDELDLPARGERTFQLPPMPLAGGNPLLATSLAEDGNQRLLLDTLLWAAAPGRQPFIEVVQPNGVDWVQVALPDSCPCLLDGLFLEGRGFRLRLGGWLPPRGRLLAGAAQAVCADALHVPGSLVLAREGSMAFKRANGLILDAAVWPTTRPAQDAPWRRLDAAAAGDDPGNWVADPSMAAGCPGSPIDPGTTLHGAWLVNTLLIRPGVSGQDLLVIENQRFNGRWVMEIWTLDGERLERCEPATPRFAWNGLVRGRRLPSGVYLLRLEDGARTCLHAMAVQD
- a CDS encoding GAF domain-containing protein; this encodes MAERPTGPAPPEAGASRDEGLAVLRQISSLLQASLSGVDSLQPLFQLLRRIVPYESATLFQNDAGRHRLVCRDRVGEAEVNPIDVIRFEMGFGLSAWIAQQRRPIVIPSLRRRSGLDQHDLRSYIGLPLVAGDELVGVLSFGHSRADAFARVESGVLEILGTQIALLLKNLDLVAALHLSNQELSDRNARLREMQARLVESERVKAIADLVAAMNHEINNPLTIISGQAELLALHLEGRDGQAIDKLEIIQQQVRRLGRVLSLLSGLRRAVASSYPGGGQMLDLESSAEPSMKSVPSAT
- a CDS encoding tetratricopeptide repeat protein; its protein translation is MNSKLAAWLLAILLLTIPGRATWLEGLRWFPHQSFVRVVFDLSAPTQYQVAENLAEGYVDLILQGDINRRMAEKVSINTGGVLDASQLRKTDNSLTWRIQAQGMDRVRHMSLDETPYKIALDFYSRGGLGRDKGEASKSGPAKEAAAVAPAQPRPSTPVPSKETGSPPPAPAKAGKDELTASDRRLDGLPADERRRLLVGELLLQLGDSAGAMAYLEQVAARHPNHPWGRFLLAQAYLGKGDEYRARALLEPLTGDAKWKSQLQPLLARLASPDAQGVVPGGEMVEEDLSFYLAVLRQGGGLGPADLYRKPEKEAGKGSMTIVPGLLMGAVLGLVAFAVAELRLRRKVDALVRERILNSDSPRPSPVLPRQDDLTEYAEVSRRVREELGQVMQEEGAPILREPTPAQAEGQGATQTRQARGEASIEERVYQLADERKSIVEIAEELNLGVDEVRLHLELREQAGRVGNG